Proteins from a single region of Gemmatimonadaceae bacterium:
- a CDS encoding aminopeptidase P family protein produces MLLRVISALLLATPAIALVTSGLPAQSHLESRNRWERLCQIRKEKFDRILPEAMRENRIDMWIVAMKEGHYDPMWPTLGGGYVGSIGYYIYTDRGGDRIERAALDIEDHHRAACGAYDIDSGGVDLAAFVRARNPRRIGINTSDEMGMADGLTHTLHAHLVKSLGAEFAGRLVSAEKLISDFSSRRVASELVAFGDAGEVGRQIAERALSNEVITPGVTSLADVAWWIQEQMLVRGLGTSFEVPSIYITGPSGIEATSTDRIIQRGDLVMIDFGVGYLNMYTDQKRIAYVLKPGEVRLPASYQRAFDQAVKVRDVIHRTAKPGKTAQAMMDEVNAAIVAAGFTQMRGFNQVREDASTEFLIGCHSVGDWGHGIGPSMAFFNRGRLTYEMRPTNLFSIELFAYTPIPEWGGRKLRIPLEDDAVVTTRGVEWVYPVASRIALIR; encoded by the coding sequence ATGCTGCTTCGAGTCATTTCCGCCCTCCTGCTTGCCACACCGGCCATCGCCCTGGTCACCTCGGGCCTTCCCGCGCAGTCCCACCTGGAATCGCGCAACCGATGGGAGCGGCTCTGCCAGATCCGCAAGGAGAAGTTCGACCGCATCCTCCCCGAAGCGATGCGCGAGAACCGCATCGATATGTGGATCGTGGCCATGAAGGAGGGTCACTACGACCCGATGTGGCCTACCCTCGGCGGGGGGTACGTGGGTTCGATCGGCTACTACATCTACACGGACCGCGGCGGCGACCGGATCGAACGCGCGGCGCTCGACATCGAGGACCACCACCGTGCCGCGTGCGGCGCGTACGACATCGACTCGGGCGGCGTGGACCTCGCCGCGTTCGTGCGCGCGCGCAACCCGCGTCGCATCGGCATCAACACGTCCGACGAGATGGGCATGGCGGACGGCCTCACGCACACCCTGCACGCGCACCTGGTCAAGTCGCTCGGCGCCGAGTTCGCCGGGCGTCTCGTCTCGGCCGAGAAACTGATCTCGGACTTCAGTTCCCGCCGCGTGGCGAGCGAACTCGTCGCGTTCGGCGATGCCGGGGAGGTCGGCCGGCAGATCGCGGAGCGCGCGCTCTCCAACGAAGTGATCACGCCCGGCGTCACGTCACTCGCCGATGTGGCGTGGTGGATCCAGGAGCAGATGCTCGTTCGCGGGCTGGGCACCAGCTTCGAAGTCCCGAGCATCTACATCACGGGTCCGAGCGGGATCGAAGCCACGTCGACCGACCGCATCATCCAGCGCGGCGACCTGGTCATGATCGACTTCGGCGTCGGCTACCTGAACATGTACACCGACCAGAAGCGCATCGCCTACGTGCTCAAGCCGGGCGAGGTGCGGTTGCCGGCGAGTTACCAGCGCGCGTTCGATCAGGCTGTCAAGGTGCGCGACGTGATCCACCGGACGGCGAAGCCCGGCAAGACGGCGCAGGCGATGATGGATGAAGTGAACGCGGCGATCGTCGCGGCGGGCTTCACGCAGATGCGGGGATTCAATCAGGTGCGCGAGGACGCGAGCACCGAGTTTCTCATCGGGTGCCACTCCGTCGGCGACTGGGGCCATGGCATCGGGCCCTCGATGGCGTTCTTCAATCGCGGACGCCTCACATACGAGATGCGGCCGACCAACCTCTTCTCGATCGAACTGTTCGCCTACACTCCGATCCCGGAGTGGGGAGGTCGCAAGCTGCGCATCCCGCTCGAGGACGACGCGGTCGTGACGACACGCGGTGTGGAGTGGGTGTATCCGGTGGCGTCCAGGATTGCGTTGATCCGGTAG
- a CDS encoding transcriptional regulator — MARRGTAARARPSAATQPAQPPARSARDATAAELDRLIHERVRLGIVSALAVNDSLSFTDLKALMGTTDGNLSVHARKLEDAGYVSCTKTFEGRVPRTDYTLTATGRKALERYLEHMEAIIRITREGRL, encoded by the coding sequence GTGGCTAGGCGAGGCACCGCCGCGCGCGCGCGCCCCTCGGCGGCCACCCAACCCGCTCAGCCCCCGGCGCGGTCAGCACGCGATGCGACCGCGGCCGAGCTGGATCGTCTGATTCACGAACGGGTCAGGCTCGGGATCGTGAGCGCGCTGGCCGTGAACGACTCGCTGTCGTTTACCGACCTCAAGGCGCTCATGGGAACGACCGACGGCAACCTGAGCGTACACGCACGAAAGCTCGAGGATGCCGGGTACGTGAGTTGCACAAAGACGTTCGAGGGGCGGGTCCCGAGGACCGACTACACGCTGACAGCCACCGGCCGCAAGGCGCTGGAGCGCTACCTCGAACACATGGAAGCCATCATCCGGATCACGCGAGAGGGACGACTGTGA
- the uppS gene encoding di-trans,poly-cis-decaprenylcistransferase produces MRSDAEDSARAARIPRHIAIIMDGNGRWANQRGKPRTFGHLAGARTVRQIVEHSRRTGVRCLTLYAFSSDNWSRPQDEVAALMRLFRRHLAAETPRCVENDVRISVVGRRDRLSPELVTAIRAAEEATQECAALHLRLAVDYSARDTMVRAASACGGRQPSREAFAALLASVNHDDGSAGDVDLLIRTGGEQRLSDFLLWECAYAELVFSRRMWPEFGTADFDAAIEDFHGRDRRFGGLSKAI; encoded by the coding sequence ATGCGGAGCGACGCGGAGGACTCGGCGCGCGCGGCGCGCATCCCGCGCCACATCGCCATCATCATGGACGGCAACGGGCGGTGGGCGAACCAGCGCGGTAAGCCGCGCACGTTCGGTCACCTGGCCGGCGCCAGGACCGTGCGCCAGATCGTGGAGCATTCGCGCCGCACCGGCGTCCGCTGCCTGACGCTGTACGCGTTCTCGTCCGACAACTGGAGCCGACCGCAGGACGAAGTGGCGGCGCTCATGCGGCTATTCCGCCGGCACCTGGCCGCGGAAACGCCCAGATGCGTGGAGAACGACGTCCGCATCAGCGTCGTTGGCCGACGTGATCGCCTCTCGCCCGAACTGGTCACCGCGATCCGGGCCGCCGAAGAAGCGACGCAGGAGTGCGCGGCGCTCCACCTGCGTCTCGCCGTGGACTACTCCGCGCGCGACACGATGGTACGCGCCGCGTCGGCTTGCGGCGGCCGGCAGCCGTCGCGCGAGGCGTTCGCCGCGCTCCTTGCCTCGGTGAACCACGACGACGGCTCCGCCGGCGACGTGGACCTCCTCATCCGGACCGGAGGCGAGCAGCGCCTGAGCGACTTCCTCCTATGGGAGTGCGCGTACGCGGAACTGGTGTTCTCGCGCCGCATGTGGCCCGAGTTCGGGACGGCCGACTTCGACGCGGCCATCGAAGACTTCCACGGACGCGATCGCCGCTTTGGTGGACTGAGCAAGGCGATCTGA
- the purK gene encoding 5-(carboxyamino)imidazole ribonucleotide synthase translates to MNPVLPGATIGILGGGQLGRMTGMAARTLGYDVHVLDPDPHCSARDIASHLITARFDDADAAAELARRAHVVTLEIEQIARPALDAVAAIAPLHPSPDAVFTIQDRIRQRTWLDRHAIPVGPFRAVSTADECAAAVAALGPSICKAPMGGYDGRGQVRVRTPQEARAAFETLGSGRCLVEQFLPLDLELSVLVARRTDGTSAVYPPAVNHHVAGVLDWSVCPGPLPAPVVAHAQQIGRAIADTLNVVGLIACELFLTTDGRLLVNELAPRPHNTYHHTERGCSTSQFEQLVRAVCGLPLGETRSTTPAAIANLLGDLWQGGPPAYDRALAVPDVRLHLYGKTSARPGRKMGHLSAVASSVDEARERVLKAREQMRT, encoded by the coding sequence ATGAATCCGGTCCTGCCTGGCGCAACGATCGGAATCCTCGGCGGCGGACAACTCGGACGAATGACGGGCATGGCCGCGCGCACGCTCGGCTACGACGTCCACGTGCTCGATCCCGACCCGCACTGTTCGGCGCGCGACATCGCAAGTCACCTGATCACCGCCAGGTTCGACGACGCCGACGCCGCCGCAGAGCTGGCACGACGAGCGCACGTCGTGACGTTGGAGATCGAGCAGATCGCGCGGCCCGCCCTCGACGCGGTGGCCGCGATCGCTCCTTTGCACCCATCACCAGACGCCGTCTTCACCATTCAGGACCGCATTCGGCAGCGCACCTGGCTCGATCGCCACGCCATCCCCGTGGGGCCGTTCCGTGCCGTCAGCACCGCCGATGAATGTGCCGCCGCCGTGGCGGCCCTCGGCCCTTCCATCTGCAAGGCGCCGATGGGAGGCTACGACGGGCGCGGGCAAGTGCGCGTGAGAACGCCCCAGGAGGCCAGGGCCGCCTTTGAAACGTTAGGCAGCGGACGCTGCCTGGTGGAGCAGTTCCTCCCGCTGGACCTCGAGCTGTCCGTGCTCGTTGCGCGACGGACCGACGGCACGTCGGCCGTCTATCCGCCCGCCGTCAATCACCACGTCGCGGGCGTCCTCGACTGGTCGGTGTGCCCGGGGCCGCTGCCGGCGCCCGTGGTGGCGCACGCGCAGCAGATCGGTCGCGCCATCGCCGACACCCTGAACGTCGTGGGGCTGATCGCCTGTGAGCTGTTCCTCACCACGGACGGCCGACTGCTGGTCAATGAACTCGCCCCTCGACCGCACAACACCTACCATCACACCGAGCGTGGATGCTCCACGTCCCAGTTCGAGCAACTGGTGCGCGCCGTCTGCGGGCTGCCGCTCGGTGAGACGCGGTCCACGACGCCGGCGGCAATTGCCAATCTCCTGGGCGATCTGTGGCAGGGTGGCCCGCCGGCGTACGACCGCGCGCTGGCCGTCCCCGACGTGCGCCTGCACTTGTATGGCAAGACGTCGGCGCGCCCGGGGCGCAAGATGGGACACCTCTCGGCCGTTGCCTCGTCGGTCGACGAGGCCCGCGAGCGCGTGTTGAAGGCGCGCGAGCAAATGCGGACGTAG